GAAGTTACTAGAAATATTTCTTACACGAGTCATACCTGCAAACATATACTTTTTGCCCTTGTCATCAGTGGTGATGGCGTCTAATTTGATCTCACTGCATTTAGGGGTTCTGTACTTTCCTCCGTGCCCTGCAGTAAGAAAACAGAGGACACGTTTAGAAAGTGAATACTTGAATCAAAGCGATTTAAGATTTGTTGACTCACCGAAGTTGTCACAACTCATGAAGTAATTGCGGCTGTCTTTGGGGTAAGGGCCCTTCACGTCTCCTAACAGCGGGTTGAACCTGGTGAAGTTGTGCCCATGGAAACAGTAGTAGTGCTCCAGCCAGCGTAACACAGAGGTGCAGACGGGCAGATGGGACCAAGTCTTAGTCTTCACTGTCTTTGTGTCAATGTCATACACGTGCACATCATGTCCTGGGAGCAGAGACACGTTTTCAATCATCTCCACCACGTGCTTCATGTATCTACCGTAATTATAACAGATTTTATTTGATAACAATTGTTTTGGGGATTTTTCCACTTTTTCTCAGAgtttaattcatggatcttttaCATATATGACTTATCTGCAACGTGGACTGATCTACTTCTTAAAAAATCTTAGAATATAAACCGGTGTCATGTTTGATTGAGCAGTAGGAGTTTTAGTTGTGTTCTCTTTCTACAACACTGAGATTTCTCTGCCAAATAATAATGAATCTTTCTATTTCTTGTCTAAGTGGATGCAAACACACCCTTGAAGAACAGAACTGAGTCTGCCATGCACTCTCCAGCGGGACACTCCACAGCAGCATCCAGGTGAGAGGGGACTCCTGGGAAGTCCTCCTGGATATCCTTTGGATAACCGGCCGTCAGAGTGAGGTTGTAATATCTGAACACTTTGTCATCCTGCAGATTAGAAAAGAAACGTCACAGCTCTCCATctgatctttgttttctttaacagaCTTGGGACGGTCGTACCAGGAAGAAATACATGTGATCTTGGTCCTCTGGGTTCTTTGAGCTGTGCATGCGGAAGGCAGCATCAACATGGCCGCTGTTATGGGTGTCATCCATCTCCTTGAAGAACTCAGTGGAGACCTGAGCTGGACCATTGAAACCCTTCCACAGGTAAGCACCTGAGAGAACACTCTGTtattatacttatatatatatatatatatatatatatattataaaaccttttttaaatggaACTCAGTTAGCTTCATTACTGTTTACATGAGTGATTTAGTTTGAAGGATTCATTGCTGTTATTTGTTTCATACCTGCATTCCCTCAGACATAAATAAATGGAGAATTGAATAAGCTGATTTAAAAGCTAagtcaggaaaatgttttataaagaGGCTGATACAGTGAAGGGATTCAAGCTTCATGTAAAAACCTTTAAAGAAGAAAGTTTTTCCGTTCTCGTCAGGAGTGATGGCATCAAACTCAATCCCATCACACCGGTCTGGAACAGCAGCACCCTCTGTATTCCAGAAttagaaatatagaaataatacaACTGAAATAACTTATgttaaacaaaatgtgtgaagCTTGTTGTggagatatacatgcatttaaacACCCACCTTCTGCGGCTGAATGTTCTGAGTGCCTGTGAAGGATAAAAAAGGATCTTTTACAAAAGCacaaagtttgtgtttgttcaactGATGCACGCATTGAACTTTGAACCAGCAAACACAGTAAACGAACTACTGGTCAGTGACTTGCACATTTCAATTCTGCAAAAAGAGCAGCAGGTACGaccataaaaacaaataatcagGCCGCTCgatgttttaatgtaaatgactCCAAAACTAAAGCCACAAAAACATTACGTCTTCACAAAACATCTATTTCACAACatactctgttttgttttctgcccCTTTATgtatatttgcatgtgtgttgctgtttcaCCTACAGAACCGGAAAATATGTGAGAAACTAAATCCAGTGAGAAAGTATTTCACATGAGTTGTGGATACTCTTCAAACATCATGCATGAAGCCCTCCGATCTAAACGACTCTTTGAAGTGATAATAGCAGTGAGATGATCGATACTCACGCTGGTGCTCCGCTCACGAGAGCGAGTGCTGAGCACAGAAGCAGTAGCCCGGTGAACAGGTCCATGTCGTGGTCCGGATGAGCGTCACTGTGGAGAAGTAGATGTGCAGGAGCTGGATGTGCACTTTTatactgacgtgtgtgtgtgaacatgttagGTAACTCCGTGTGCGTTTGTTTGCGTAGGTGATGATGGAGCTGCCAGGAACTGGGTCGTTGCAAAAACTGGGTATTTCATGTTGATTCAGAATCATTCGGTGCAATTTATCTATTTTGTAAAAGTGGACTTTTCGTGTGCAGCTATAGAATACTGGTGCTATCTGTGTTTAATGGAGCTGCTTTCATCTGTAGgtcctgatgacatcatcgaCTGggcattttgatttatttacctTGGTTGAGATTCTTCAAACCTTtaaaattcttcttttttttaatcaatcagAACTAAGTTCACTTTATCCCTTTATTTAACACTGGATTAAAAGGCTTTGACCACTTTGAGCACCTCAGTTaggggggttgtgtgtgtgtgtgtgtgtgtgtgtgtgtgtgtgtgtgtgtgtgtgtgtgtgtgtgtgtgtgtgtgtgtgtgtgtgtgtgtgtgtgtgtgtgtgtgtagccagtATTGTGCAAACTTGGATGAAACATAactcagttttattatttttacaaacaGCTCCTCACTAAGTCAACTACAAAGTTTGATTTGCAGATTATACAACGTTCTCAAATTTGTCTCGATTACTGATTAATTGAATCTTTTGCAACATGAGCGTGATTCACAGGGACAAAGAATATGATTCACCAAACTTAAGCAACACTCAAggtcaatttaaaaacatgcaatCGTATATTTATCTACTACTTGTATTGTTTCTGTTCTGAATGGTGCAATGAAATAATCTTCTACACTTGTTTAACGTTCACTGATCATCATAATGAGAAGATCTCATCAAACATAGAGGTAGAGGCTGTAAATTAAACTACATTGTTTGCCGATACAAATATTGTTAGTGATTAGTCTGAGATCTGTCCTCATCTATCTCTATCTTCCTCTGTGGTTTATTTGTAGCGGTAGATCTTGATGCAATGGTTCATACTGTCCGACACGACCACGTGTCCGTCCGGCAGCAGTGCCAGACCCCTCGGACTGCTCAGGTTATCCGTCACCAGAGGCCAGCCCACACCCTTGGACGGGTAGTAAAGAACACGGTGGTGCTGCTTTCCCCAGTCTGCCACCAGGACATCCCCATCGCCGTCGATGCAGAGGCCCCAAGGGCAGGTCAGGACGGGCCCCAAGCCGGAGCACACCCCCAGGATTCGGATAGTGCTCCAGCCAGGCTCCAGGACTCGAATGCACGGGACGCGTCCACTCTCGTTGCCTCGTTCTGACACCGCCATGAGCCCAGTGGAGAGACAGGCTGCCACCAGGTACGGTCGGTGGTACCCGGTTACCACTGTGCGTTCTAGCCTGGATCCAGTTTTGGGGTCCAGTTTGAGGGCGGTTAAAGTCCCACGCTTTATGTCAGCGACGATGAACTCATCTTGACGGTTGACAGACAGCCCTCTGGGAGCGTCCAGCTCTTCGTTGCTGGAACTAATCGTCGTGCCTCCGAACGTCTGCAGGAGGCGTCCATGACGGCTGAACACCAGCACAGCAC
The genomic region above belongs to Paralichthys olivaceus isolate ysfri-2021 chromosome 24, ASM2471397v2, whole genome shotgun sequence and contains:
- the hpxb gene encoding hemopexin, whose protein sequence is MDLFTGLLLLCSALALVSGAPAHSEHSAAEEGAAVPDRCDGIEFDAITPDENGKTFFFKGAYLWKGFNGPAQVSTEFFKEMDDTHNSGHVDAAFRMHSSKNPEDQDHMYFFLDDKVFRYYNLTLTAGYPKDIQEDFPGVPSHLDAAVECPAGECMADSVLFFKGHDVHVYDIDTKTVKTKTWSHLPVCTSVLRWLEHYYCFHGHNFTRFNPLLGDVKGPYPKDSRNYFMSCDNFGHGGKYRTPKCSEIKLDAITTDDKGKKYMFAGPIYMRLDTHRDGLHAFPITRMWSEMVRGVDAVFSYSDKLYMIKDEEVFIYKEGANHTLVEGYPKTLKEELGFEGHVDAAFVCPNEHWVYVIKGKQMLKIDLTATPRAVTEDLPIPLSDIDAGFCDSEGVLVFKGSQYYKYDSPMILAKGRMAPVPENITPDMMGCHE